The Nostoc sp. 'Peltigera membranacea cyanobiont' N6 genome contains the following window.
TCACCTGGACGAAAGGTTAAGTTCTGAGTAGAAAGACTGGCATTAATAACGCTTTTTTCCATACTATTACTTATAATATTTTTTTATACTCTGGATGATTAGCACTATTAAAAAATTAATGTCTGCGAAAACGTGACTATTTGCTAATGGTAATAATATCAGTATTTTTACTAGTATTACTGCTATAGGAATCCGGTTTGATTTCTGAAAAGATACGTAGGGTGCGTTACGAACTCCGTTCTAACCACCCTACAATAGCTAATTTTGTTCAAAAATCAAATAGTAATCCTATATGTCAGCCTAAATAACAGGCTTATTTAAAAATGGGAAGAAACTTCACAATTCATTAATGCAGAGTTAGATGAAAAGGGCAATTTAATAAATATTGGGTAAGACGTGGGTAAAGTAGCGATCGCCCCAATGTGCGATGAAGAATATAAATTTTGGTTAAATTAGTATTTTGATTAACTAGATATGTTGCTTAATTTTGGATTTTAGATATCTCTAAAATCCAAAATCTATAACTCTTAAAGTTGCCGCACTAATGGCTGACCATCTTTAACTTCACCGACTAAAACTAAATCGACACAGTTAACAAAGATACCATTTTCCAGAACACCGGGAATGTTATTCAATATCTTTTCTAAGCTGACTGGATCTTCAATAGAGTCAAATCTGACATCTAAGACAAAGTTTCCTTGGTCAGTGATAACTGGGCCAGCTTTTTTGATACCCATGCGGAGTTCTGGTTTACCGCCGAGTTTTTTGATGGCATTGGTAACAGGAGTAATTGCCATTGGAATCACTTCCACGGGCACTGCGAAACTAGAACCTAAGCGGTCTACCAACTTACCACTATCGACGACGACGATAAACTGCTCTGCTAGGTAGTCTACGACTTTTTCGCGGGTATGTGCTGCACCACCGCCTTTAATCAAATTCTTCTGCGGATCGACTTCATCTGCCCCATCAATGGCAATATCGATGTGGTCAATGGCATCCAAAGTGGCGAGAGGGATACCGTACTGTTTCGCCAGCACTTCTGACTGAAACGAGGTAGGAATGCCAATGATATCTTTGAGTTCGCCAGACTTGAGGCGATCGCCTAAATACTGAATCGTATATGCTGTAGTTGACCCCGTACCCAACCCCACAATGGAACCCGACTTGACTAGGGCGGCGGCGGCTTTGCCAACTTCTTGCTTCATCAACTTTACGGGATCTGCTGCTGTCATTCCCAAAACTCCTGAAAAACTGACTATAGTCCATATTAGTGGGCAGATAACGTCAAAAGATGAAAGCTAAAAAACAAGTTTTTGCTGATTTCTACTTCCTTTATTAGGAACTTACAAAAAATAAAACATCCTAGTGTTCGGAACAAAGGAAAAGCTACACCATACATAGCTACGCAACATTGTCCAGCCTAAATTCGTCACTAGCTGAGTTACAGGTTATTAGGAACAGCAAATTTTGCGTTAATCTCAGTAACGTAGTTTTTGAAATTCACGTTAGCGGCTAAAAGTGGTTATGGTAATGCGTCAGCTTTCAATTACTCTATCTTTAGTGGCACTACTACAAAATTTACCAGCAATTGCTCAAGTGCCAGAAACTACTTCTGCAATCCCATCTGATTCCATTCAACAGGTAACTGCTGCTAAATGGATGACAAACTTTTCTGATGGCAAGTTTTATCCAGAAAGGTTACTGAGTCGGGCCGAATTAGCATCAATTATGGTAAAGGCATTTCGGCTAGATAAAAGAGAAGCTGTTAGCAAAGAAAATTTAGTTATTCCAGATGTTCCTCGTTCTTATTGGGCATTTAATGATATACAGACAGTCTTAAAAACTGACATCATGAAAGGCTATCGAGGCAATGAATTCTTTCCTAACCAAAAGGTGACAAGGGCAGAAGCTCTGGCTATTTTCGCCCAGGCTTATGGTGTATTTCAATTTCCTGATGCTGCTGTGAATGAGATTCTGGCTTCCCATCCAGATGAAAAATCTATCCCAACTTGGGCTAGAAAAGCGATCGCTACGGTAGCTAGTGAGGGATTTCTCAACACAGATGCCCAAGGTAATATTTTCCCATTGAAACCCGTTACCCGTGGAGATATGGCTTATGTATTGAGTAAATATTTACAACGACAACAGCAACAACCTGAAACACCAGAAGTTCCGATGATTCCAAATAGCCCACAATCACCCTAGCTAAATTTTATTTAGTCAAGTAACCTACTTACAATCAGTTTTGACCTGGACTTCTATACTTGTCTCGAAGTTGGCGAAGATATAAGGAATTAGACTGTGTTGGTTGCTGCTGCACATAATTCCCATAATTAGGCTGTGTTGGTTGCTGCAAGCTAGAATTCCCATAATTAGACTGTGGTAATTGTGTCGGCTGCTGCAAACCATAATTACCATTTATAGGGGTGACAATGCCTTGACTTGGCATCTGGTTCGAGTAAGGTGAAATATTACTTGGTGCGCCAGAGGTAACTGGGGGCGTTATTGGTGATACAACATTAGGCACTACCTGACCGTTATTGAAATTATTGTAGGGATTTTGCGGTAAGTTCGTACCCGTTGATGTATAACCTGTACCAGTAGTTAACCCAGTATTAGGTAATACCTGACCGTTATTTAAATTATTGTAGGGATTTTGCTGCAAGTTCGTACCAGTTGACGTGTAGCCCGCCCCCGGAGTTAATCCATTACTTGGTAGAGAATTCTGACTGGGTAAGGTGTTAATAGGTGGCATTAACGTTGTTCCTGCGTCAGAGACTTGACCCACAGTATTTGGCACTGTTGCAGTCCCATTGAAGCTAGACAGCTTCTGATTTGTTGATTGGTTGAGTGCTGCTTGCAGAGGGTTGATGGAGACAGAATTTTGAGTCTTGTTGGTTTGATTTGTGAATCCAATTCCCAGACTAGAGGATGTTTGTTCGTTTCCTGTTGGTTCAGATGGTGAAGTTAAGGTATTAAGACCTAGAAACTGGTTATTACTATCAACTGTCCCCATCCGCAACGAATTTTCTGCTTGGACAACAAAGGGATTTTTCAAAATTGGGGGAGTATCACCGTTAACGCCTGAAGCCGGATTTAGCTTGGTATCGCGATCGGACTTTTGTTTGTTAATTACATCTTCTAATAAGCCCTTGCTATTTTTTTCCTGAGTCTTTTCCTTGGGAGTATTTGGCGTTACTGAGAGACTTGCTTGCTCAAAGTCATTAAACAAAACCGGTAGGTTATCAATATCGGCTGCGATCGCTCTGTTTTCTGCTGACAGGGAAGAGTCAGCAGGCGTTTGTGAAGAGACTTGGCTTTTTTGCTTATAAACAAAAATATCTGGGTTTGACCAGTATTCCCAGGTTACTAGCCCTACGACAGATAAAAAAATTCCAGTTCCCCAAAAACCAGGTCGCCCTAGATTCCATAACCTGGCTTTGAGATAGCGTAAGTATGCGGGAGGATAATAAGGATGTGGCATGGGATTAGTAATTGAAATTTACTCGAAATCAGGAAAACTTGATGGGATCTGAAGGTGTTGCTGTTTAATGCTTTTGATTTCCTCAATAGGAAATATCTCAACTAAAGTTGGATAGTGATTTCATCCTAACTTCTCCATCAGTTATTAGTCATTACCAATAGACATGTAGTAGTCAAAAATTTACTTTCTAGTGGCTGGAGCCTTTGAGAAGATTTTTGAGAAAGTTATGGCAATTTATGGTTAGTTTTTCGGTATCGGTCACATTGGATATCATCAGGAGTTGATAGTTGCTCTAAGTTTATTGTTGTAGCTGGACAAAAGTTCAACTTTTTTACTTTCTAGTTAGCAAACTGTGCGCTGCAATGCTTCGATACATACGCCTCTGAGGGCGCTGTGCCGCACTGTACTATTTACCAGGAGACTACAGCAATGATGAGAGCTGAAGATATCATGACCAAAAACGTAGTTACCATTCGCGGTTCGGCGACTGTTGCTGAAGCAGTGGCGCTGATGAAGGAAAAAAAATTGCGGGCGCTGGTTGTGAATCGTCGCCATGACAATGATGCTTATGGTATCGTCACAGAAACAGATATTGTCTATAAGGTAACTGCCTACGGTAAAGATCCAAAGCAAGTTTGGATTTACGAGATTATGAGCAAGCCCTGCATTGTGGTCAATCCTGATTTGGGTGTGGAATATGTAGCTCGGTTATTTGCTAACACTGGTATTCATCGCGCACCTGTGATTCAAGGCAAGCTCTTGGGTATCATCTCGATTACCGACATTTTGACCAAAAGCGACTTTGTAGAAGCCCCAAAAGCGCTACTGCTGGAGGAGAGAATTCAAAAAGCAATTGAACAGTCTCGCGCTATTTGCACTGAACAAGGTGCTTATTCTAAAGCCTGTGCAGCCGCTTGGGATGAGGTAGAAGAACTTCAAGCAGAAGCCGCTCATCAGAAAGCTGAGGGTATGGTATCAGCCAAAGTCTCTTTTGAAGAATACTGCAAGGAAAATCCAGATGCACCGGAATGTCGAAATTATCATCCGTAATTGAAGTGTGAGGATGAGGGGAAGATGGGGGAGCAAGGGAACCATTATTATTCTTCATCCCCCTCAATTTACCGTTTGGCAACTCGCATCAACAAAAATAGACCGATTCCGAAGAAAAGAAAGTTAGGCAACCAAGCGCCCATAAAGGGAGAGAGGGCACCTGCTTGCGCGATCGCACCACTAATAAAGAAAATTAAATAGTATGAAAAAATAACTACAACGCTAATCCCAAAGCTGGTACCTCTTCCAGTTCGCTGGGGTATGCTTCCCATTGCTGCACCTACTAAGCCAAAAACTACGCATACAAAGGGTAAGGAAATTTTTTGTTGAATCCGCACTTCGAGTTTACGAATTTTTTGGCGATCGCCACCGAGAAGTTCTACTTGTAGTTGATCTAGTGCTTCAGCAATATTCATCTCACCATAGTCACGGCTTTTTTCTGCTAGACTTAATGGCGTGCGCGGTAGTTGCAGTTGTTGGTGTTCAAATCTGACGATGTTGCGATAAGAGCGATCGGCTGCAACAAAATAAATAGTACCGTTGTAAAAATCCCAGACATTTTGAGAAGGATTCCACTGGGCAGATTCTGATACTACAATTTGATTCAGATTTTTTGTTGAGCGGTCTATAATTGTCAAACCTTTCATCCGCTTACCATCAAATTGGTCGGCGTAAAACAAGCGTGTCAATATTCTATTTCTAGAGCCATCAGGCTGTGTAACATCTTGGTATTCAGGATAGAAAATATTTTGCTGGTTAAAAGTGGGCTTGTCTGATTTAAGGGCTTTATCCAGAGTCATCGCTGCTTGGTAGTTTGCTGCCGGTGCAATTTGTTCGTTGAATACAAATGTCATTCCTGTGACTACAAGACTCAACATCACAGCAGTTAGCACTATGCGATAGACGCTAACCCCACAACCACGCAGGGCAATTAGTTCGCTCTCACTAGAAAGACGACTGTAGGTCATCAAAGTAGCCAGCAGCGTAGACATGGGGAAGGCTAAAACGATAAAGTTGGGAAACTTTAACAAAAAAACCTGAATGGCAATGTCTATGGGTAGCCCAGATTCTACAATTTTTCTGATCAGATCGAATACAGCATCAATTGTGACACCAAGTGATGAAAAAGCTCCGACACCAAAGAAAAACGGCGCTAACAATTCGCTAGCAAGGTAACGATCCATGATCGTAAAAGGTAGCAGCGAACGGAGCTTGTAGAAAGACGGGAAGTTCTTTGATATCATAAGCAATTTGAACAGTTAAATATTGGCAACCCTGGTGAAGGTAGGAAGCAAGAGGCAGGGGCAGGGGGCAGGGGGCAGAAATAAAAAAATAGTCTTCAGATTTGGTGTTGAAGTCTAAGTTCTTTACCTCACTTAGTTGCAAAACTTAGTTGCAAACGGCTGTATTTAGGATCAAAATTTAGTTTTCAATGGGTAAGAAAGTAGAATCAAATAAATTAGATTAAAATTTTAATTTATTTAATTTAATTTCAATTAAATATAAAAATAGCCTTTGAAATTATTAACTAAATAATTGTAAATTTAAACTTGAAAATTATCCCCTAAATAATATTGCCGCACGAGGGAATTGCTGTAGAGTTCGTCAGCAGCACCAAAAGCGAGAATTTGTCCCTCACGCATGATGTAGGCGCGATCTGTGATGGCGAGGGTTTCGCGGACATTATGATCTGTAATTAAGATTCCCATACCGCGATCGCGCAGTTGTGCGACAATTTGCTGAATTTCTGAAACTGCGATCGGATCGACTCCCGCAAATGGTTCATCCAAAAGTAAAAATTTTGGCCCTTCTCGGCCAGCAGCTAAAGACCTTGCTAATTCAGTCCGCCGTCGTTCACCACCAGAAAGTTGAATTCCTTTGCTATTGGCTAATTTTTCCAAGCGAAACTCCCGCAGTAAAGTTGTGAGTCGTCTTGACCACTCCCATCGTGGCACATTCGTTTGCTCTAGCACCAACAGAATATTATCCTGTACCGAGAGTTGGCGGAAAACACTTGGTTCTTGTGCTAGATAACCAATACCCAGTCGCGCCCTTTGGTGCATTGGCATTCCCGTAACATCCAGATTACCCAGCCAAACTTTTCCTTGATTGGGCTTTTCTAAACCTGTGGCAATGTAAAAGGTCGTCGTTTTACCAGCCCCATTGGGGCCTAGTAAACCAACGACTTCGCCCTGAGCAACAGAAAGATTAACACGATTGACAATTACTCGCTTGCCGTAAGATTTGTGAATATTCTCTAAAACAATTTTCACGCTGGAAGCACCCTTTCTTGGTGATAAATGCTAATTAGAAGGCTTCAAAGGGGGTGTTTTTGGGGCAGGTGTCGCCGTTTGTCCACCATTATCTGATTCCTCGATCATGTAGATAGACTCTACCTGACGGTTAGATTGGGGTAAGGCAACAAATCGCCCTTCATCAATTAAATACGTTACCTTCTCTGCCCGAATACTGTTACCGCCCTGTTGCAAAATATAGACGTTGCCACTGAAATCAATTCGGCGTTCTTTACTAAAGTACTGTGCTTGGGCAGATGTTGCCTGAAGTTGACGAGCAGGATACAACATCTGCACGTTGCCGCGAGCGGTGATTACTTGATTTTTCGCGTCATATTCTTGCACATCAGCGCGGATGGTGAGGGGGCGATTGTCTTTAGATGTTTGTGCAGTAGCGGTTTGCACTTGGGTAGGGAAGGCAAAAGCGCCCCAGAGTGCAGCTGGGAGCATTAAAGCTAATCCCAAGCGACGGATCTGGGATATGGGCAATTGATAGCAGGGCATCATAGCAATTGGGGATTTAGGATTTCAGCTTGCATTCTAATTATCTCAAGTACTTTATCCAGATATGAAATATCCAATCTGGAGTGATTTCCGATAACTACTGGCTGAAATAGTGACGCTACCCCCAACCTCAAGGTTTCAGGTAACTGGTATCTGAGTAAAAATGATGTAGGCAGAATTCATGAATTCTGCCTAGCAAGGATTTCGGGCGACGCATAACTAATTTCACCAGAAGTCTAATCAGTAGTCAGCACAATTTTAGGTAAAGATAAGATTTGATCTTTTCCCAAATCGCCTGATGCAATCTTATCTGGCCCTATTTGTTGTAATGTCGTCAACAATGCTGCGCTCTGACTCAATAGTTCATCTACATCAACGCCACCGTAACTAGATGGGTAACGCCGTAGGCGATTGCCGCCTTCTCCAAGTAGAATTACTGCACCTCGCCAGTTGCGATTCTCTAAATGATACAGCGCTACAGAAATTTGGAGAATGCCTTGATAAAAGGTTTTTTCTGGTTCGCTGGCTTCAATCCATAAAGCCTCTAAAGTGTCATGACAGGCGTAGAACTGACCAGAATTGAACTGTTCTACGCCTTGCCAAAACTCTTGGGGGATGGTTTCGTTCATCCCATGCTGTCTCGGACTTCTTTTATTGTTTCGAGAGAGATATCTTGTTTTTCGCCAGCAAACTCGTTGTCAGGGGTGAGGAACAACATGCAATGGCACTCTTTGCGTTCTCTCATTGGCACACAGGGACAGTTCCAATATGTGGCATGGACTTCAGCCTCTTTATCTTCATAATGGCGACAGGGACATAAAGGCGCACCTAGTTCGTCTTTATGTTTGGCTAGCCCTTCAATCACAACTGCGGTAACAGAAGGTTCAGAACAGAAGTATGTTCCAGTCCGCTTGGCGTATTGTTCGGAAAAATGCCGCATTGCCTCTAGGCTTCTATCGCTGGATTTTGTGTTATGTTCTGATGTGATCATGTCGCTCATAATTTAAATATTTCTTTGCATTGTACCTCAGCCTCATGTGGGGATTACTGGGTGGATTTCCCCAACCTTGCCCGCCCAAATTGTTTTAGTTTCGCTCTAAGGCTGATATGTCCGGCGTACTGGGATCAAACAAAATTTCAGAAATCACAGAAGTTTTATTTGAATGGGGACTGGGGAATGGGGAAGAAGCAAGGGAGTAGAGAAGGGAGAGTAGTTTTCCCTTCAGCAAGAGCAGCACCCCGCCCCTCTGCCTCTTTTCAATTCCCAATTCCCAATTCCCAATAATTACTGCAATTTATAATAAATGTAATGTTTTTTGTAGCTGGGGTTGTAGAGCGCGATCGCTTTGTAAAACTATACCAGGACGATCCCGATTGATTATCTCTTGTTCTGGTAATGAAGAAATATTTGGCCACAAAACCCAGCGACTACCTTGAGGAAGAGTAGCAACACTCAGGGGGTTTTGAGTCAGCCAAATCAAGGGATAGCTTTTAGGAACTACTAAACTGGCATCTTCTAGGGCTGTTGTTGCTGCTAAGGTTTCTAAAACAAAGCGATCGCCTTTGATTAAATCTGTGGATGCTGTCCATAGTTGCACCTCTAATTGCTGTTGCTGTGCGTAAAAGTACAGCGAAGCTGCGGCAATTACTGCTTGTTCAAAGTTTTCTTCTTCCCAATTGCTAGCGTTGTCCAGGGCAATAACTATTTCTTGTCCACCTGTAACCATTTCTAACTCCCGCACCCTTAATTCACCATAGCGGGCGCTAGTTCGCCAGTGAATCAGACGGGTGGGATCTCCGACGCGGTAAGGACGGAGCGATCGCACCAGTCCCGTTGTCGCTGTCTGCAATGGTCTACCACGAGGATCGCCCCTTTTGCTCTCTTCTTGCCC
Protein-coding sequences here:
- a CDS encoding S-layer homology domain-containing protein, with amino-acid sequence MRQLSITLSLVALLQNLPAIAQVPETTSAIPSDSIQQVTAAKWMTNFSDGKFYPERLLSRAELASIMVKAFRLDKREAVSKENLVIPDVPRSYWAFNDIQTVLKTDIMKGYRGNEFFPNQKVTRAEALAIFAQAYGVFQFPDAAVNEILASHPDEKSIPTWARKAIATVASEGFLNTDAQGNIFPLKPVTRGDMAYVLSKYLQRQQQQPETPEVPMIPNSPQSP
- a CDS encoding DUF58 domain-containing protein; the protein is MKIIKPITNWLETRACAPTYGGWVLAVTAICFFGAGINTMAGWLYAISGISFALLGVAAILPPRSLTGLSITRSPMQPVSAGDDLTVELEIRNQTQQPVSLLQVEDILPFVLGKPVQKAIETIPSQSSYRWVYYHPTQRRGIYRWHTVELGSGAPLGLFWCRRQRDCAATAIVYPTILPLATCPLVDEMGQEESKRGDPRGRPLQTATTGLVRSLRPYRVGDPTRLIHWRTSARYGELRVRELEMVTGGQEIVIALDNASNWEEENFEQAVIAAASLYFYAQQQQLEVQLWTASTDLIKGDRFVLETLAATTALEDASLVVPKSYPLIWLTQNPLSVATLPQGSRWVLWPNISSLPEQEIINRDRPGIVLQSDRALQPQLQKTLHLL
- the rpiA gene encoding ribose-5-phosphate isomerase RpiA — its product is MTAADPVKLMKQEVGKAAAALVKSGSIVGLGTGSTTAYTIQYLGDRLKSGELKDIIGIPTSFQSEVLAKQYGIPLATLDAIDHIDIAIDGADEVDPQKNLIKGGGAAHTREKVVDYLAEQFIVVVDSGKLVDRLGSSFAVPVEVIPMAITPVTNAIKKLGGKPELRMGIKKAGPVITDQGNFVLDVRFDSIEDPVSLEKILNNIPGVLENGIFVNCVDLVLVGEVKDGQPLVRQL
- the lptB gene encoding LPS export ABC transporter ATP-binding protein translates to MKIVLENIHKSYGKRVIVNRVNLSVAQGEVVGLLGPNGAGKTTTFYIATGLEKPNQGKVWLGNLDVTGMPMHQRARLGIGYLAQEPSVFRQLSVQDNILLVLEQTNVPRWEWSRRLTTLLREFRLEKLANSKGIQLSGGERRRTELARSLAAGREGPKFLLLDEPFAGVDPIAVSEIQQIVAQLRDRGMGILITDHNVRETLAITDRAYIMREGQILAFGAADELYSNSLVRQYYLGDNFQV
- a CDS encoding LptF/LptG family permease yields the protein MDRYLASELLAPFFFGVGAFSSLGVTIDAVFDLIRKIVESGLPIDIAIQVFLLKFPNFIVLAFPMSTLLATLMTYSRLSSESELIALRGCGVSVYRIVLTAVMLSLVVTGMTFVFNEQIAPAANYQAAMTLDKALKSDKPTFNQQNIFYPEYQDVTQPDGSRNRILTRLFYADQFDGKRMKGLTIIDRSTKNLNQIVVSESAQWNPSQNVWDFYNGTIYFVAADRSYRNIVRFEHQQLQLPRTPLSLAEKSRDYGEMNIAEALDQLQVELLGGDRQKIRKLEVRIQQKISLPFVCVVFGLVGAAMGSIPQRTGRGTSFGISVVVIFSYYLIFFISGAIAQAGALSPFMGAWLPNFLFFGIGLFLLMRVAKR
- a CDS encoding ferredoxin thioredoxin reductase catalytic beta subunit codes for the protein MITSEHNTKSSDRSLEAMRHFSEQYAKRTGTYFCSEPSVTAVVIEGLAKHKDELGAPLCPCRHYEDKEAEVHATYWNCPCVPMRERKECHCMLFLTPDNEFAGEKQDISLETIKEVRDSMG
- a CDS encoding CP12 domain-containing protein encodes the protein MMRAEDIMTKNVVTIRGSATVAEAVALMKEKKLRALVVNRRHDNDAYGIVTETDIVYKVTAYGKDPKQVWIYEIMSKPCIVVNPDLGVEYVARLFANTGIHRAPVIQGKLLGIISITDILTKSDFVEAPKALLLEERIQKAIEQSRAICTEQGAYSKACAAAWDEVEELQAEAAHQKAEGMVSAKVSFEEYCKENPDAPECRNYHP
- a CDS encoding LptA/OstA family protein, encoding MMPCYQLPISQIRRLGLALMLPAALWGAFAFPTQVQTATAQTSKDNRPLTIRADVQEYDAKNQVITARGNVQMLYPARQLQATSAQAQYFSKERRIDFSGNVYILQQGGNSIRAEKVTYLIDEGRFVALPQSNRQVESIYMIEESDNGGQTATPAPKTPPLKPSN
- a CDS encoding DUF309 domain-containing protein, giving the protein MNETIPQEFWQGVEQFNSGQFYACHDTLEALWIEASEPEKTFYQGILQISVALYHLENRNWRGAVILLGEGGNRLRRYPSSYGGVDVDELLSQSAALLTTLQQIGPDKIASGDLGKDQILSLPKIVLTTD